In a single window of the Amycolatopsis sp. cg5 genome:
- a CDS encoding lipase family alpha/beta hydrolase, producing MTVPLIAGDGLPLKLDRVVAGKPPVRGPVLLVHGAGNRGATFRPPHRTTLVDALLAEGWDVWLFDWRASKEVGFVDWTLDQAAEFDHPAAVAKVLELTGADDVKIIAHCVGSASVAMSAAAGRLDGVSTIIGNAFALHPVVPPLSTAKLRGLVPIVGALTREVSPAWGDKPAGLLAHVIRHVVRMTHRECRNDVCRMASFIFGGGRSSLWNHENLDEATHDWLRAEFGPVPMSFFRQMAGATANGHFGEVYTGAPGARFVLLTGADNRCFLPESQRRTFAHLERHQPGRHELHVFPGYGHLDVFIGKNAHADTFPTILAELEK from the coding sequence GTGACCGTGCCACTGATCGCGGGCGACGGGCTCCCGCTCAAGCTCGACCGTGTGGTGGCCGGAAAACCGCCAGTGCGCGGGCCGGTGCTGCTCGTGCACGGCGCCGGCAACCGGGGCGCGACCTTCCGGCCGCCACACCGGACCACGCTGGTCGACGCGCTGCTCGCCGAAGGCTGGGACGTGTGGCTGTTCGACTGGCGTGCCTCGAAGGAGGTCGGTTTCGTCGACTGGACTCTGGACCAGGCGGCGGAATTCGACCACCCGGCCGCCGTGGCCAAGGTGCTGGAACTGACCGGCGCGGACGACGTGAAGATCATCGCCCACTGCGTCGGCTCGGCCTCGGTCGCCATGTCCGCCGCCGCGGGCCGCCTGGACGGCGTGAGCACGATCATCGGCAACGCGTTCGCGCTGCATCCGGTCGTCCCGCCGCTGTCGACGGCCAAGTTGCGCGGCCTGGTCCCGATCGTCGGCGCGCTCACCCGCGAGGTCTCGCCCGCCTGGGGCGACAAACCGGCCGGTTTACTCGCCCACGTGATCCGTCACGTGGTCCGAATGACCCACCGTGAATGCCGCAACGACGTCTGCCGGATGGCGAGCTTCATCTTCGGCGGCGGCCGGTCTTCCTTGTGGAACCACGAAAACCTCGACGAGGCCACGCACGACTGGCTGCGCGCCGAGTTCGGCCCGGTGCCGATGTCCTTCTTCCGCCAGATGGCCGGCGCGACCGCGAACGGTCACTTCGGCGAGGTCTACACCGGAGCGCCAGGCGCACGTTTCGTCCTGCTGACGGGTGCGGACAACCGCTGCTTCCTGCCGGAAAGCCAGCGCCGCACCTTCGCACACCTCGAGCGCCACCAACCGGGCCGCCACGAGCTGCACGTCTTCCCCGGCTACGGCCATCTCGACGTCTTCATC
- a CDS encoding GMC oxidoreductase produces the protein MDSREHLHAIVVGSGFGGSVAAFRLAEAGRSVVVLERGRAYPPGSFPRTPAEMSRNFWDPRAGIYGMFDVLNFRRLQAVTGSGLGGGSLLYAGVLLRKDEKWFVDEEPLPGGGYENWPVTRADLEKHYDAVEKMLTPTPMPFDRPGYSETPKTIAMRDAARRMGAEWSLPPLGITFSAKPGLPPEPGTRIAEEDYKNLHGAVRRSCRMCGECNIGCNDGAKNSLDHTYLSAAKAMGAEIRTSSEVVRIAPRPQGGYEVDYLVHDPDAGPAAFKHSKRLSCDVLVLGAGTFGTVGLLLRNRANFPGLSRALGTRFSGNGDVLGFMLRATEGGPRTLAASQGPVITSSIRFPDGLDGVAGQRGGYVQDAGFPLFVDWLVEGSRVSKLGARAARFVAESLSVSRSPHSGARLSSLLGCGLLSDTSMPLLAMGRERPEGTLSLRRGELDLRWRHESSRDYFTLAGERMRAIAESDGAEYRDNPMGRGGRVVTVHPLGGAPMAHTRQTGVCDPHGQVFGFPGLYLADGSVMPGSVGPNPSLTIAALADRLCDRMLETTRPAARPAAAEKPPPRAAATAGLRFREKMVGTYALGGTRSQAFTLRLSVEIPDLDTFLADPKHRADVSGWVDCSTLGGRQVVQGTLELLTRHATPVGARMYYRLNTVGRDGEPRVILGCKDVQRRSAWGLWRDTTRMWVRVYRGTVDTVDYVHTRHRTARVRVRVRDLPRMVRTFRAFGPRRFRTVSRFLGFFAARLLDVARQVPNDPDPDSPAFRLIRINAPWRKRR, from the coding sequence TTGGACAGCCGCGAACACCTCCACGCCATTGTCGTCGGTTCGGGATTCGGCGGCTCGGTGGCCGCGTTCCGCCTGGCGGAAGCGGGCCGTTCGGTCGTGGTGCTCGAACGCGGACGTGCTTATCCGCCGGGGAGTTTTCCTCGCACCCCGGCGGAGATGTCGCGCAATTTCTGGGACCCTAGAGCCGGCATCTACGGCATGTTCGACGTGCTCAACTTCCGCAGGCTGCAGGCCGTCACCGGCAGCGGGCTCGGCGGTGGTTCCCTGCTCTACGCCGGTGTGCTGCTGCGCAAGGACGAAAAATGGTTCGTCGACGAGGAACCATTGCCCGGCGGCGGCTACGAGAACTGGCCGGTGACCAGAGCGGACCTCGAAAAGCACTACGACGCCGTCGAAAAGATGCTCACGCCGACACCCATGCCGTTCGACCGGCCGGGATATTCGGAAACCCCGAAAACGATCGCGATGCGCGACGCGGCACGGCGGATGGGTGCCGAATGGTCACTTCCACCACTCGGGATCACCTTTTCCGCCAAGCCGGGCCTGCCGCCGGAACCGGGCACCCGGATCGCCGAAGAGGACTACAAGAACCTGCACGGCGCGGTCCGCCGGAGCTGCCGGATGTGCGGTGAGTGCAACATCGGCTGCAACGACGGCGCGAAGAACTCGCTCGACCACACCTATCTGTCCGCGGCGAAGGCCATGGGCGCGGAGATCCGCACGTCCTCCGAGGTCGTCCGGATCGCTCCTCGCCCGCAGGGTGGCTACGAAGTCGACTACCTCGTGCACGACCCCGACGCCGGGCCTGCCGCGTTCAAGCACTCGAAACGGCTGAGCTGCGATGTGCTCGTGCTGGGCGCAGGCACGTTCGGCACGGTCGGGCTGTTGTTGCGCAACCGCGCGAACTTCCCCGGCCTCAGCCGCGCGCTCGGCACCCGGTTCAGCGGCAACGGCGACGTGCTCGGTTTCATGCTGCGCGCGACCGAAGGCGGCCCGCGCACGCTCGCCGCCAGCCAGGGACCGGTCATCACCAGCTCGATCCGGTTCCCCGACGGCCTTGACGGCGTCGCCGGGCAGCGCGGCGGGTACGTGCAGGACGCGGGCTTCCCGTTGTTCGTCGACTGGCTCGTCGAAGGCAGCCGGGTGAGCAAGCTCGGCGCGCGGGCGGCCAGGTTCGTCGCCGAGTCGCTTTCGGTTTCCCGGTCACCGCATTCGGGCGCCCGGCTGTCCTCGCTGCTCGGCTGTGGCCTTCTTTCGGACACCTCGATGCCGCTGCTGGCGATGGGCCGCGAACGTCCGGAAGGCACGTTGAGCCTGCGTCGTGGGGAGCTGGACCTGCGCTGGCGGCACGAAAGCTCCCGCGACTACTTCACGCTGGCGGGCGAACGGATGCGCGCGATCGCCGAGAGCGACGGCGCCGAGTACCGCGACAACCCGATGGGCCGGGGCGGCCGGGTGGTCACCGTGCATCCACTCGGCGGCGCGCCGATGGCGCACACCCGGCAGACCGGGGTGTGCGACCCGCACGGCCAAGTGTTCGGCTTCCCCGGCCTCTACCTCGCCGACGGGAGCGTGATGCCCGGTTCGGTCGGGCCGAATCCGTCGCTGACGATCGCCGCGCTGGCCGATCGCCTGTGCGACCGCATGCTGGAGACCACCCGCCCGGCGGCCAGACCGGCGGCGGCCGAAAAGCCGCCACCCCGCGCGGCCGCCACCGCCGGCCTGCGGTTCCGCGAAAAGATGGTCGGCACCTACGCACTCGGCGGCACCCGTTCGCAGGCGTTCACGCTCCGGCTGAGCGTCGAGATCCCCGATCTCGACACCTTCCTCGCGGACCCGAAGCACCGCGCGGACGTCTCCGGCTGGGTCGACTGCTCGACGCTCGGTGGCAGGCAAGTCGTGCAGGGAACGCTGGAACTGCTCACCCGGCACGCCACCCCGGTCGGCGCGCGGATGTACTACCGGCTCAACACGGTCGGCCGCGACGGCGAACCACGCGTCATCCTCGGCTGCAAGGACGTGCAGCGGCGCTCGGCGTGGGGACTGTGGCGTGACACCACCCGCATGTGGGTCCGGGTGTACCGCGGCACGGTCGACACCGTCGACTACGTCCACACGCGACACCGCACCGCGCGGGTCCGGGTGCGCGTGCGCGACCTGCCGCGCATGGTCCGCACGTTCCGCGCGTTCGGGCCACGCCGCTTCCGCACGGTCAGCCGGTTCCTCGGCTTCTTCGCGGCCAGGCTGCTCGACGTGGCCCGTCAGGTCCCGAACGACCCCGATCCCGACTCGCCCGCTTTCCGGCTGATCCGGATCAACGCGCCTTGGAGGAAACGCCGGTGA